A single genomic interval of Pyrus communis chromosome 5, drPyrComm1.1, whole genome shotgun sequence harbors:
- the LOC137733337 gene encoding (+)-neomenthol dehydrogenase: protein MESKEATISSPSPSRSLSPAPTSRRWWSEDTVAIVTGANKGIGFAVAKRMAELGVRVILTARDKERGGKALEALRAQGLHSVVFSCLDVSDPASIKSFTLWFQKAYAVLDILVNNAAVSFNDINENSVEHAEIVMKTNFYGSKLLTEALLPMFRRSTSYVGRILNVSSRLGSLNKLKNPTTKQLLESESLSEKDIEGVVSLFLEDVKSGRWKSQGWPEVWTDYSVSKLALNAYTRVLAKRYEGRGLSVNSFCPGFTQTSMTRCKGDHTADDAASVGARLALLPPKEIPTGKFFWWVSTSSSNVILSKL, encoded by the exons ATGGAGTCCAAAGAAGCTACcatctcttctccttctccttctcgttCCCTCTCCCCAGCCCCAACCAGCAG AAGATGGTGGTCGGAGGACACGGTTGCAATAGTGACAGGAGCAAACAAGGGAATAGGGTTTGCAGTTGCGAAGAGGATGGCGGAGTTGGGAGTGAGAGTGATATTAACGGCCAGAGACAAGGAAAGGGGTGGCAAGGCTCTTGAGGCACTCAGAGCTCAAGGTCTTCACAGTGTAGTCTTCTCTTGCCTTGATGTCTCCGATCCTGCTTCTATCAAATCTTTCACCTTATGGTTCCAAAAAGCCTATGCAGTATTGGATATTCTT GTGAACAATGCAGCTGTGTCGTTTAACGATATCAATGAAAATTCTGTGGAACATGCTGAGATAGTGATGAAAACCAACTTCTACGGATCTAAGTTACTGACGGAGGCCCTCTTGCCCATGTTCCGTCGTAGCACCTCCTATGTTGGTCGGATACTTAACGTTAGCTCCAGACTCGGCTCACTAAAT AAACTGAAAAACCCTACCACAAAACAACTTCTAGAAAGTGAAAGCCTATCGGAAAAGGATATCGAGGGGGTGGTTAGTTTGTTTCTTGAAGACGTCAAGAGCGGGAGATGGAAGAGCCAAGGGTGGCCTGAAGTATGGACTGACTATTCTGTATCAAAGCTTGCACTCAATGCATACACAAGAGTTTTGGCCAAGCGATACGAGGGGAGGGGTTTGAGCGTGAATAGCTTTTGTCCCGGCTTCACGCAGACATCTATGACTCGTTGTAAGGGCGACCACACAGCCGATGATGCCGCTAGTGTTGGCGCAAGGCTGGCACTGCTTCCTCCTAAGGAGATTCCAACGGGGAAATTTTTTTGGTGGGTTAGTACAAGTAGTagtaatgtcatactttctaaATTGTAG
- the LOC137733842 gene encoding uricase-2-like isoform X2, with the protein MANRIEGFNFEQRHGKQRVRVARVWRNIDGRHTIVEWNVGISLLSDCVSAYTRDDNSDIVATDTMKNTVYVKAKECKEELSVEEFAVRLAKHFTSLYQQVTTAIVRIVEKPWERAYVDGQPHEHGFKLGSEKRTTEVILKKSGALRVTSGIEGLSLLKTTKSGFEGFIRDKYTALPDTRERILATEITASWKYQYESIFSIPQKTLYFTERYLSVKKALADTFYGPPKEGVYSPSVQSTLYHMAKTVLNGFPDIEAVQLKMPNIHFLPVNLSNKDNTIVKFEDDVYLPTDEPHGSIEATLSRFWSKT; encoded by the exons ATGGCGAACAGGATAGAGGGGTTCAACTTTGAGCAGAGGCATGGGAAGCAAAGGGTCAGGGTGGCGAGGGTCTGGCGGAACATCGACGGACGCCATACCATCGTCGAATGGAACGTCGGCATCAGCCTCCTCTCCGATTGCGTCTCTGCCTATACCCGCGACGACAACTCTGATATCGTTGCTACCGATACCATGAAGAACACT GTGTATGTTAAGGCAAAGGAATGTAAAGAAGAACTTTCAGTGGAGGAATTTGCAGTTCGACTTGCTAAGCACTTCACATCTCTTTACCAGCAG GTCACTACTGCCATAGTAAGGATTGTGGAGAAGCCATGGGAGCGTGCATATGTAGACGGTCAACCACATGAACATG GTTTCAAATTAGGATCCGAGAAGCGTACAACAGAGGTAATTTTAAAGAAATCTGGTGCACTGAGGGTGACTTCTGGGATTGAAGGACTATCTCTGCTAAAGACAACAAAG TCAGGTTTTGAGGGGTTTATTAGGGACAAATACACAGCTCTTCCTGACACACGAGAGAGGATTCTGGCTACAGAGATCACTGCATCATGGAA GTACCAATATGAATCCATTTTTAGCATCCCTCAAAAGACGCTGTACTTCACTGAAAGATACCTGAGTGTGAAAAAAGCTCTGGCTGACACTTTCTATGGTCCTCCAAAGGAAGGAGTATACAGCCCATCTGTCCAAAGCACTCTTTATCACATGGCAAAGACTGTTCTCAATGG GTTTCCCGACATAGAAGCAGTACAACTGAAAATGCCAAATATCCATTTCTTACCTGTTAATCTATCTAACAAGGATAATACTATTGTGAAG TTTGAGGACGATGTTTATCTCCCAACTGATGAACCACACGGATCAATAGAAGCTACTCTAAGCCGTTTCTGGTCAAAGACGTAG
- the LOC137733842 gene encoding uricase-2-like isoform X1 — protein sequence MANRIEGFNFEQRHGKQRVRVARVWRNIDGRHTIVEWNVGISLLSDCVSAYTRDDNSDIVATDTMKNTVYVKAKECKEELSVEEFAVRLAKHFTSLYQQVTTAIVRIVEKPWERAYVDGQPHEHGFKLGSEKRTTEVILKKSGALRVTSGIEGLSLLKTTKSGFEGFIRDKYTALPDTRERILATEITASWKYQYESIFSIPQKTLYFTERYLSVKKALADTFYGPPKEGVYSPSVQSTLYHMAKTVLNGFPDIEAVQLKMPNIHFLPVNLSNKDNTIVKFDDDVYLPTDEPHGSIEATLSRFWSKM from the exons ATGGCGAACAGGATAGAGGGGTTCAACTTTGAGCAGAGGCATGGGAAGCAAAGGGTCAGGGTGGCGAGGGTCTGGCGGAACATCGACGGACGCCATACCATCGTCGAATGGAACGTCGGCATCAGCCTCCTCTCCGATTGCGTCTCTGCCTATACCCGCGACGACAACTCTGATATCGTTGCTACCGATACCATGAAGAACACT GTGTATGTTAAGGCAAAGGAATGTAAAGAAGAACTTTCAGTGGAGGAATTTGCAGTTCGACTTGCTAAGCACTTCACATCTCTTTACCAGCAG GTCACTACTGCCATAGTAAGGATTGTGGAGAAGCCATGGGAGCGTGCATATGTAGACGGTCAACCACATGAACATG GTTTCAAATTAGGATCCGAGAAGCGTACAACAGAGGTAATTTTAAAGAAATCTGGTGCACTGAGGGTGACTTCTGGGATTGAAGGACTATCTCTGCTAAAGACAACAAAG TCAGGTTTTGAGGGGTTTATTAGGGACAAATACACAGCTCTTCCTGACACACGAGAGAGGATTCTGGCTACAGAGATCACTGCATCATGGAA GTACCAATATGAATCCATTTTTAGCATCCCTCAAAAGACGCTGTACTTCACTGAAAGATACCTGAGTGTGAAAAAAGCTCTGGCTGACACTTTCTATGGTCCTCCAAAGGAAGGAGTATACAGCCCATCTGTCCAAAGCACTCTTTATCACATGGCAAAGACTGTTCTCAATGG GTTTCCCGACATAGAAGCAGTACAACTGAAAATGCCAAATATCCATTTCTTACCTGTTAATCTATCTAACAAGGATAATACTATTGTGAAG TTTGACGACGATGTTTATCTTCCAACAGATGAGCCACACGGATCAATAGAAGCTACTCTAAGCCGTTTCTGGTCAAAGATGTAG
- the LOC137733641 gene encoding dnaJ protein homolog, which yields MFGRAPKKSDNSKYYEILGVSKTASQDDLKKAYRKAAIKNHPDKGGDPEKFKELAQAYEVLSDPEKREIYDQYGEDALKEGMGGGGGGHDPFDIFQSFFGGNPFGGGGSSRGRRQRRGEDVIHPLKVSLEDLYNGTSKKLSLSRNVICSKCKGKGSKSGASMTCPGCQGSGMKVSIRHLGPSMIQQMQHPCNECKGTGETINDKDRCAQCKGEKVVQEKKVLEVIVEKGMQNGQRITFPGEADEAPDTVTGDIVFVLQQKEHPKFKRKGDDLFFEHTLSLMESLCGFQFILTHLDGRQLLIKSHPGEVVKPDQFKAINDEGMPMYQRPFMKGKLYIHFTVEFPDSLNPEQCKALETVLPPRTSARLTDMELDECEETTLHDVNIEEEMRRKQAHAQEAYDEDEDMHGGAQRVQCAQQ from the exons atgtttgGGAGAGCTCCAAAGAAAAGCGATAACAGCAAGTACTATGAGATCCTTGGAGTTTCAAAGACCGCTTCGCAGGACGATCTGAAGAAGGCTTACAGAAAAGCCGCCATCAAGAACCACCCTGATAAGGGCGGCGATCCCGAAAAG TTTAAGGAGTTGGCTCAAGCATACGAGGTTCTGAGTGATCCGGAGAAACGTGAGATCTATGACCAATATGGCGAGGATGCCCTCAAGGAAGGAATGGGTGGCGGAGGTGGCGGCCATGACCCATTTGATATTTTCCAATCCTTCTTTGGTGGAAACCCATTCGGTG gtggtggaagcAGCAGAGGCCGAAGGCAGAGAAGGGGAGAGGATGTAATCCATCCCCTTAAGGTTTCTTTGGAAGATCTCTACAATGGGACATCCAAAAAGCTTTCTCTCTCGCGCAACGTAATCTGCTCCAAGTGCAAGGG TAAAGGGTCAAAGTCAGGTGCTTCAATGACATGTCCTGGCTGCCAAGGTTCTGGAATGAAAGTGTCTATTAGACATCTTGGCCCCTCGATGATCCAGCAAATGCAACATCCTTGCAATGAGTGCAAGGGTACTGGCGAGACCATTAATGACAAGGATCGCTGCGCACAATGTAAGGGTGAGAAGGTTGTTCAGGAAAAGAAAGTCTTGGAAGTAATTGTAGAGAAGGGCATGCAAAATGGGCAGAGGATAACATTCCCTGGTGAAGCTGATGAAGCG CCGGACACCGTTACAGGTGATATTGTTTTTGTCCTACAACAAAAAGAGCACCCTAAGTTTAAGAGAAAGGGTGATGACCTTTTCTTTGAACATACATTGTCACTTATGGAATCACTTTGTGGCTTTCAATTCATATTAACGCATTTGGATGGAAGACAACTCCTCATTAAATCTCATCCTGGAGAAGTTGTAAAGCCTG ATCAATTCAAGGCTATAAACGATGAGGGCATGCCAATGTACcagaggccattcatgaaaggTAAGTTATATATTCATTTCACAGTGGAGTTCCCCGACTCACTGAACCCAGAACAGTGCAAGGCCCTGGAGACCGTCCTCCCCCCCAGGACTTCGGCACGACTTACCGACATGGAATTGGATGAATGTGAGGAGACCACGCTGCATGATGTAAACATAGAGGAGGAAATGCGTCGAAAGCAAGCACATGCGCAAGAGGCATATGACGAGGATGAGGACATGCATGGTGGTGCCCAGAGGGTTCAATGTGCTCAGCAATGA
- the LOC137733598 gene encoding cucumber peeling cupredoxin-like yields the protein MAVKSELSMALVVMVAAAAVGLVVPESLGCIPTPSGGVKYPVGDPFWTIPQNPDYYTNWSSNHFFKIGDSLVFAFDTGRYNLLQVTKQEYEKCTGYKPLKVFNTGPVTIPLEEKGVFYYICNISTYCSLGQKISIKVNECPCPLPSPPPSSPPPASPTPVPPSSPPLISSPPPSPSSPNGSQPPYVQVTSPAPLPVDNGSPEGPSNSAALIHKGMFGVGFGVLLLVFG from the exons ATGGCTGTGAAGAGTGAGCTTTCCATGGCATTAGTTGTGatggtggcggcggcggcggtgggTTTGGTTGTTCCTGAGTCACTTGGTTGCATACCGACCCCGAGTGGTGGTGTGAAATACCCAGTCGGAGACCCCTTTTGGACCATTCCTCAAAACCCTGATTACTACACAAACTGGTCCTCTAACCATTTCTTCAAGATCGGTGACTCCCTCG TTTTTGCATTCGATACGGGGCGTTACAACCTCCTGCAAGTGACAAAGCAAGAGTATGAGAAGTGCACAGGTTACAAGCCACTGAAAGTGTTCAACACTGGTCCAGTGACTATTCCATTGGAAGAAAAGGGTGTGTTTTACTACATATGCAACATCTCTACGTACTGTAGTCTTGGCCAGAAGATTTCTATTAAAGTGAACGAGTGCCCTTGCCCACTACCAAGTCCACCTCCGTCTTCCCCGCCTCCCGCTTCTCCAACTCCTGTTCCCCCGTCTTCACCACCACTCATATCATCTCCTCCGCCGTCTCCAAGCAGCCCTAACGGGTCCCAGCCTCCTTATGTGCAGGTTACAAGTCCAGCTCCGTTGCCAGTTGATAATGGTTCTCCTGAGGGTCCTTCAAACTCTGCAGCATTGATACATAAAGGGATGTTTGGTGTTGGTTTTGGGGTGCTACTCCTCGTTTTTGGGTGA
- the LOC137733330 gene encoding uncharacterized protein At3g28850-like encodes MKGVKGKLMKKLKSVGPIGIGYLKPQDRVLQINASDGYADSNLNIQTHNFISKETEQQEKIKRLEKNVTEQEPDIIDVTELMRDLEDEEESPDGDYIDINDKENVRPQTKAKHRVEGNNNWVTTESNLEENRASEASENRRQTPLSQIDILSFRRPDLNSGSLFDPNLLLAFQQAVMEYMRFTSNEDVESIFVEAPNPEPEQEPPSNENPLLGFEEKCPHGSLESSVVLYTTTLRGIRKTFDDCNSVRFLLESFRVVFYERDVSMHMEFRQELWKILDFKALPPKLFIKGRYIGGAEEVLTLHEQGKLKPLFEGVPMDRSIGTCEACDGVRFVICFRCSGSCKLIGDKGQPDKCPECNENGLIICPLCC; translated from the coding sequence ATGAAAGGGGTGAAAGGGAAGTTGATGAAGAAGTTGAAGTCAGTCGGACCGATTGGAATTGGGTACCTGAAACCGCAAGATCGAGTTCTTCAGATAAATGCATCGGATGGATATGCGGATTCAAATCTCAACATTCAGACCCATAATTTCATTTCAAAAGAAACGGAGCAGCAGGAGAAGATCAAACGGTTAGAGAAGAATGTGACGGAGCAAGAGCCTGACATTATCGATGTCACCGAGCTTATGAGAGACCTAGAAGACGAAGAAGAGTCGCCCGATGGCGATTATATTGACATCAACGACAAGGAAAACGTTAGGCCTCAAACGAAGGCGAAACACCGAGTAGAGGGCAACAACAATTGGGTTACAACAGAGTCAAATTTGGAGGAAAACAGAGCTTCTGAAGCTTCAGAAAATCGAAGACAGACCCCTTTGTCGCAGATTGACATCTTGTCTTTCCGGAGACCGGACTTAAACTCCGGTAGCCTCTTCGACCCAAACCTACTGTTAGCCTTTCAGCAAGCGGTGATGGAATATATGAGGTTTACTTCAAATGAAGACGTAGAATCCATTTTTGTAGAAGCGCCAAATCCCGAGCCAGAGCAAGAGCCGCCTTCAAATGAAAACCCTCTATTAGGCTTCGAAGAAAAGTGCCCGCATGGTAGTTTGGAATCATCGGTAGTTCTCTACACTACAACCCTTCGGGGGATTCGAAAGACTTTTGACGATTGCAACAGCGTTCGATTTCTTTTGGAGAGTTTTCGGGTTGTGTTCTACGAGCGAGATGTGTCAATGCACATGGAATTTCGACAAGAACTTTGGAAGATTTTGGATTTCAAAGCACTGCCTCCAAAGCTTTTCATAAAGGGGAGATATATCGGGGGAGCAGAGGAGGTTTTGACACTTCATGAGCAAGGAAAGCTCAAGCCGCTTTTTGAAGGAGTGCCGATGGATCGGTCCATTGGCACCTGTGAAGCTTGTGATGGAGTTCGGTTTGTGATTTGCTTCCGATGCAGTGGGAGCTGCAAGCTCATTGGCGATAAGGGGCAGCCGGATAAGTGCCCCGAGTGTAACGAAAATGGGTTGATTATATGCCCCTTGTGTTGCTGA
- the LOC137735174 gene encoding uncharacterized protein, translating to MNINRLQSILLLGTTTPHRRLLPPHSFISRAWFCSGRSFRNPSHMETDASCDAAVVGDSDFLLKKIDAIRDAGPAKLQVIADFDATLTRYRVNGCRGQSSHGLLQQENPEYDTKRQELYEHYHPLEFSPTIPLEEKTKLMEEWWGKTHGLLVEGGVTYDGIKQSVADSTIAFREGVVELFEFLEERDIPVLIFSAGLADIIEEVMRQKVHRLFKNVKIVSNRMVFDDNGRLVTFRGKTIHSLNKNEHALDMAGPLHDRLGDVDGPPYENASVKTRLNVLLLGDHIGDLGMSDGLNYENRISVGFLNDNVENSLDGYRKAFDMVYLNDAPMWGVVKLVSQLCPVGGD from the exons ATGAACATTAATCGTCTGCAAAGCATCCTCCTTCTCGGCACCACCACCCCCCACCGCCGCTTGCTTCCACCCCACTCGTTTATTTCCAG GGCTTGGTTTTGTAGCGGCAGAAGCTTCAGAAATCCGTCCCACATGGAAACGGATGCTTCTTGTGACGCGGCGGTTGTGGGTGACTCCGACTTCCTGCTCAAGAAAATTGATGCTATTCGCGATGCCGGTCCCGCCAAACTTCAG GTAATAGCAGATTTTGATGCCACCTTGACCAGGTACCGGGTCAATGGTTGCCGGGGACAAA GTAGTCATGGTCTTTTGCAGCAGGAGAATCCGGAATATGATACGAAAAGACAGGAATTGTATGAACATTATCATCCGTTAGAGTTCTCCCCGACAATTCCACTTGAAGAGAAAACTAAGCTTATGGAAGAATG GTGGGGGAAAACTCATGGACTCTTAGTTGAGGGTGGCGTTACATACGATGGAATAAAGCAATCTGTTGCTGACTCCACGATTGCTTTTAGGGAGGGTGTTGTAGAACTATTTGAGTTTTTGGAG GAAAGAGACATCCCCGTTCTTATATTTTCTGCGGGACTTGCTGATATCATAGAGGAG GTCATGCGGCAGAAGGTTCACAGACTTTTCAAAAATGTGAAGATTGTCTCCAATCGGATGGTATTTGATGATAACGGTCGCCTCGTAACTTTCAGAG GGAAGACAATTCATAGTTTGAATAAAAATGAGCATGCTCTTGATATGGCTGGTCCCCTTCATGATCGATTAGGTGATGTAGACGGGCCACCTTATGAGAATGCCTCAGTCAAGACCAGGTTAAATGTCCTGCTTCTGGGTGATCACATTGGTGACCTTGGAATGTCTGACGGTTTGAACTATGAGAACAGAATATCCGTGGGATTTCT GAATGACAATGTGGAGAACTCTCTTGATGGCTATCGAAAAGCCTTTGATATGGTTTACCTG AATGATGCACCCATGTGGGGAGTCGTAAAGCTTGTTTCGCAACTTTGTCCAGTTGGAGGTGATTGA